The following are from one region of the Quercus robur chromosome 1, dhQueRobu3.1, whole genome shotgun sequence genome:
- the LOC126712860 gene encoding uncharacterized protein LOC126712860 codes for MGATMKNLEVQIGQLATTINAQQRGTFPSNIEVNPKEQCKTITLRSGREIEKTPSKKTESTLTAPNNGQSKNKVEEEEIVNDTLRETDKPPSISFLDNSPILSTPLPYPQHALEQMPNYAKFLKDIISKKRRLEEFKTVKLSEECNAILQKKLHQKLKDPGSFTLPCTIGDSFFDKVLCDLGASINLMPLSVYRKLGLGEMKQTTISLQLVDRSIKYPRGIIEDVLEKVDKFIFPADFVVLDMEEDQEVSLILGRPFLATGRALIDVQKGELTLRVNKEEVMFNIYQAMRFPEDPSTCFRVDVIE; via the exons ATGGGAGCCACTATGAAGAATCTTGAAGTGCAAATTGGGCAACTAGCCACAACCATCAATGCCCAACAAAGAGGAACTTTTCCAAGCAATATAGAAGTAAATCCAAAGGAACAATGCAAGACCATTACACTTAGGAGTGGAAGAGAAATCGAGAAGACACCATCAAAGAAAACCGAGTCCACCCTTACAGCTCCAAACAATGGCCAAAGCAAGAATAAAGTAGAAGAAGAGGAGATTGTTAATGATACACTCAGAGAGACTGACAAGCCTCCATCAATTTCATTTCTTGACAATTCTCCTATTCTCTCTACTCCACTTCCTTATCCTCaac ATGCCTTGGAACAAATGCCAAATTATGCCAAATTCCTGAAGGACATCATTTCCAAGAAGAGAAGGTTGGAGGAGTTCAAAACAGTGAAGCTTTCTGAAGAATGTAATGCCattcttcaaaagaaattacatcaaaaattaaaagatccGGGGAGTTTCACTTTGCCTTGCACTATTGGAGATtcattttttgataaagttttatgTGATCTTGGTGCTAGCATCAATCTTATGCCACTTTCTGTTTACAGGAAATTGGGACTTGGAGAGATGAAACAAACAACCATTTCTTTGCAACTAGTAGACCGATCCATTAAATATCCACGTGGAATCATAGAAGATGTATTGGAAAAGgtggataaatttatttttcctgcTGATTTTGTGGTATTAGATATGGAGGAAGACCAAGAAGTCTCACTAATTCTTGGCCGACCATTCTTGGCTACGGGAAGGGCTTTAATTGATGTTCAAAAGGGTGAGTTAACATTGAGAGTGAACAAGGAAGAGGTTATGTTCAACATCTACCAAGCCATGAGATTTCCAGAAGATCCAAGCACTTGCTTTCGGGTAGATGTCATTGAGTAA